A region from the Hyalangium gracile genome encodes:
- the gshB gene encoding glutathione synthase has protein sequence MASLTLGFLMDPLEHVRVDHDSTFAMMLEAQRRGHTVRYFEQGWLRFGGTCAEARMRTVTVRREVGRHMEVLEESVRPISSLDVLFMRKDPPVDVDFLHATQLVELCAGRQPVYINSPQGIRDANEKLFALNFPELMPETCVSREKAVLTDFIQRHPAGTILKPVDGFGGKGIVFVGQGDRNTRSMLELLTDQGREAIIAQAYVPQSRQGDKRIILVDGEPLGAVLRVPSEDDHRGNMAAGGKPVKTTLTAREKEICARLKPALLERGLLLVGIDVLGDYLTEVNVTSPTGLVEIDALDGISVEASVIGMAERLASKRR, from the coding sequence ATGGCTTCCCTGACTCTTGGTTTCCTGATGGACCCGCTCGAGCACGTGCGAGTGGACCATGACTCCACGTTCGCGATGATGCTGGAGGCGCAGCGGCGCGGGCACACCGTGCGCTACTTCGAGCAGGGCTGGCTGCGCTTCGGAGGCACCTGCGCCGAGGCCCGCATGCGCACCGTCACCGTGCGTCGCGAGGTGGGGCGGCACATGGAGGTGCTGGAGGAGTCGGTGCGGCCGATCTCCAGCCTGGATGTGCTCTTCATGCGCAAGGATCCGCCGGTGGACGTGGACTTCCTGCATGCCACGCAGCTGGTGGAGCTGTGCGCGGGCCGGCAGCCGGTCTACATCAACAGCCCGCAGGGCATCCGCGATGCGAACGAGAAGCTGTTCGCGCTGAACTTCCCGGAGCTGATGCCGGAGACGTGCGTCTCGCGGGAGAAGGCGGTGCTGACGGACTTCATCCAGCGGCACCCGGCCGGCACCATCCTCAAGCCCGTCGACGGCTTCGGGGGCAAGGGCATCGTGTTCGTGGGGCAGGGAGACCGGAACACGCGCTCCATGCTGGAGCTGCTCACGGACCAGGGGCGCGAGGCCATCATCGCCCAGGCGTACGTGCCGCAGAGCCGGCAGGGTGACAAGCGCATCATCCTGGTGGACGGCGAGCCGCTGGGCGCGGTGCTGCGCGTGCCTTCGGAGGATGACCACCGGGGCAACATGGCCGCGGGCGGCAAGCCCGTGAAGACGACACTGACGGCGCGGGAGAAGGAGATCTGCGCCCGGCTGAAGCCGGCATTGCTCGAGCGGGGGTTGCTGCTGGTGGGCATCGACGTGCTCGGCGACTACCTCACCGAGGTGAACGTGACGAGCCCCACGGGCCTGGTGGAGATCGACGCGCTGGACGGAATCTCCGTGGAGGCCAGCGTCATCGGCATGGCGGAGCGCCTGGCTTCGAAGCGTCGGTGA
- a CDS encoding tRNA1(Val) (adenine(37)-N6)-methyltransferase, translated as MTETVDSIGTAGVQVLQRREGYRFTLDAVLLAAFAASEGAHEGAVLELGAGSGVVSFLLARQFGRAPVDALELQPTVHERLVRGVALNRLEGQVRPLLGDLREARKLLPAGAYTLVVSNPPFRPRSAGVRSPDEERALSKQELACDAVAVIAASRHALAPGGGVSLVYPAARLAEVLGLLTGARLFPRALRLIHARAASPATRFLVHALRDTDRGLAVRPPLLVHGQGPGGYAPEVAALMDPPRVNRDTPPGC; from the coding sequence ATGACCGAGACGGTCGACTCCATCGGCACGGCTGGTGTGCAGGTGCTGCAGCGCCGGGAGGGCTACCGCTTCACCCTGGACGCCGTGCTCCTGGCCGCCTTCGCCGCCTCGGAAGGGGCACACGAGGGAGCTGTGCTGGAGCTCGGCGCGGGCAGCGGCGTGGTGTCCTTCCTGCTCGCGCGCCAGTTCGGCCGCGCTCCCGTGGACGCCCTGGAGCTTCAGCCCACCGTGCACGAGCGCCTCGTCCGAGGCGTGGCGCTCAACCGCCTCGAAGGCCAGGTCCGTCCCCTCCTCGGAGATCTCCGCGAGGCCCGGAAGCTGCTCCCGGCCGGGGCCTACACCCTCGTCGTCTCGAATCCCCCCTTCCGGCCTCGGAGCGCCGGCGTGCGCAGTCCGGACGAGGAGCGCGCCCTCTCCAAGCAGGAGCTGGCATGCGATGCGGTGGCCGTCATCGCAGCCTCCCGCCACGCCCTGGCCCCCGGGGGCGGTGTGAGCCTGGTGTACCCCGCCGCTCGCCTGGCCGAGGTGCTCGGGCTGCTCACTGGCGCCAGGCTCTTCCCTCGAGCCCTCCGGTTGATCCACGCCCGGGCAGCCTCCCCCGCCACGCGCTTCCTCGTCCATGCCCTGAGGGACACCGATCGCGGACTGGCCGTGCGCCCTCCCCTCCTTGTTCATGGCCAGGGCCCCGGCGGTTATGCTCCCGAGGTCGCCGCGCTGATGGATCCACCCCGAGTCAATCGCGATACCCCTCCAGGGTGTTGA
- a CDS encoding ATP-binding protein, with the protein MKSQPEQVSSEKGEPNGELVGVSALELVEALEEAFLAVDGALNIQAVNSATERLLGLTRAELVGSTLHSVLSGQAISPAVLEGCERALLEREPLRLIGHRASADQWLEIRLRPHGEQVWLFLRDVTPEHRTTERLRDFEQQQAVLRYVLANVPHAIFWKDRNGHFLGGNQNFLSDVGVDSLENLIGKTDYELACTREEADAFSRADRQVMESGTPILNLEEPIRHASGEQHTLLTSKVPLRDEAGHVIGMVGIYADITDRKRMEVELQKAKEAAEAAAGAKSEFLTVMSHELRTPLTLILGPLGVLLSSNSSELSERVRVDLQRIHRNAERLFRLVDDILDHQKMEAGRMKVDWEPMEVGPVTSHIVEDARSAGTSRGIDVRFEADLNLGLASLDRRKYEKIVLNLLGNALKFTPEGGSVTVALRAVNAWLELSVTDTGPGIPLAKQGLLFQRFQQLDGSGTRKYEGTGIGLALVKEFAELMGGQVSVESEEGAGARFIVRLPRSADPLVQRSPESKAAARSGHGYRAHLTPAPIPLRAAARKLAGPAPRVLIAEDNADMRGYLADLLADEYEMELAENGRQAWEAVQRQRPHVIVSDVMMPEMDGTELVSRLKASPQYRDIPVLLLTAKASREEVVGGLEAGADDYLGKPFGPAELKARVRAAVRLHDVYLQLDARNQQLETALQQLRETQEQLVSKAKMAAVGTLVAGLAHELNNPMAAIRMSIEMLSRYSVAPEARRAALEVIDRQSRRCASLLKALIDFSSRPAEIHLPCEVRSVVERVIEMARPELSQRGVHLEQRLEGGEPPWVHVHAVEMESALLCVVRNAVEASPPEATVTIEARPTTREGVQGVEVRVSDRGPGIPDELLSRVVEPFFTTKPPGEGIGLGLSLAHRFIESHGGALNIDSQLGQGTTVRMWLPAAPVSQPSTLHAAEVRAP; encoded by the coding sequence ATGAAGTCCCAACCCGAACAGGTGTCGTCCGAAAAGGGTGAGCCGAACGGGGAGCTGGTAGGGGTCTCCGCGCTGGAGCTCGTCGAGGCGTTGGAGGAAGCGTTCCTCGCGGTGGATGGGGCGCTGAACATCCAGGCCGTGAACTCGGCGACGGAGCGGCTGCTCGGGCTGACGCGCGCCGAGCTGGTGGGCAGCACGCTGCACTCGGTGCTGAGCGGACAGGCCATCTCTCCCGCGGTGCTCGAGGGCTGTGAGCGCGCGCTCCTCGAGCGGGAGCCCCTGCGGCTCATCGGCCACCGCGCGTCGGCGGACCAGTGGCTGGAGATTCGCCTCCGTCCCCACGGCGAGCAGGTGTGGCTCTTCCTGAGGGATGTCACCCCGGAGCACAGGACGACGGAGCGGCTCCGGGACTTCGAGCAGCAGCAGGCCGTGCTCCGCTACGTGCTGGCCAACGTCCCCCACGCCATCTTCTGGAAGGACCGCAACGGGCACTTCCTGGGCGGCAACCAGAACTTCCTGAGCGACGTCGGCGTGGACTCGCTGGAGAACCTCATCGGCAAGACGGACTACGAGCTGGCCTGCACCCGCGAGGAGGCCGACGCCTTCTCCCGGGCCGATCGCCAGGTCATGGAGAGCGGCACGCCGATCCTCAACCTCGAGGAGCCCATCCGCCACGCCTCGGGCGAGCAGCACACGCTGCTGACCAGCAAGGTGCCGCTCCGGGATGAGGCGGGCCACGTCATCGGCATGGTGGGCATCTACGCGGACATCACCGATCGCAAGCGGATGGAGGTGGAGCTGCAGAAGGCCAAGGAGGCCGCCGAGGCCGCCGCCGGCGCCAAGAGCGAGTTCCTCACGGTGATGAGCCACGAGCTGCGCACCCCGCTCACCTTGATTCTCGGCCCGCTGGGGGTGCTGCTCTCCTCGAACTCCAGCGAGCTGTCCGAGCGCGTCCGCGTCGACCTGCAGCGCATCCACCGCAACGCCGAGCGCCTCTTCCGGCTCGTGGACGACATCCTGGACCATCAGAAGATGGAGGCCGGCCGGATGAAGGTGGACTGGGAGCCCATGGAGGTGGGTCCGGTCACCTCCCACATCGTGGAGGATGCCCGCTCGGCGGGGACCTCCCGCGGCATCGATGTGCGCTTCGAGGCCGACCTGAACCTGGGCCTCGCCTCGCTGGACCGGCGCAAGTACGAGAAGATCGTCCTCAACCTGCTGGGCAACGCGCTCAAGTTCACGCCGGAGGGCGGCTCCGTCACGGTGGCCCTGCGAGCCGTGAACGCGTGGCTGGAGCTCTCGGTGACGGACACCGGGCCCGGCATTCCCCTGGCCAAGCAGGGGCTGCTCTTCCAGCGCTTCCAGCAGCTCGATGGCTCCGGCACCCGGAAGTACGAGGGGACGGGCATCGGGCTGGCGCTCGTGAAGGAGTTCGCCGAGCTGATGGGCGGCCAGGTGTCCGTGGAGAGCGAGGAGGGAGCCGGCGCGCGCTTCATCGTCCGCCTGCCGAGGAGCGCCGATCCGCTCGTGCAGCGCAGCCCGGAGAGCAAGGCCGCGGCACGCTCGGGGCACGGCTACCGGGCGCACCTGACGCCCGCGCCCATCCCCCTGCGTGCGGCGGCTCGGAAGCTCGCGGGCCCGGCGCCACGGGTGCTCATCGCCGAGGACAATGCCGACATGCGCGGCTACCTGGCCGACCTGCTCGCCGACGAGTACGAGATGGAGCTGGCGGAGAACGGCAGGCAGGCGTGGGAGGCCGTGCAGCGGCAGCGGCCGCACGTCATCGTCTCGGACGTGATGATGCCCGAGATGGACGGCACCGAGCTGGTGTCCCGGCTCAAGGCGAGCCCCCAGTACCGCGACATCCCCGTCCTCCTGCTGACGGCGAAGGCCAGCCGCGAGGAGGTGGTCGGCGGCCTGGAGGCCGGAGCGGACGACTACCTGGGCAAGCCCTTCGGCCCCGCGGAGCTCAAGGCCCGGGTGCGCGCGGCCGTGCGGCTGCACGACGTCTACCTGCAGCTGGATGCGCGCAACCAGCAGCTGGAGACCGCGCTCCAGCAGCTGCGAGAGACCCAGGAGCAGCTGGTGAGCAAGGCCAAGATGGCCGCCGTGGGCACCCTGGTGGCCGGGCTCGCCCACGAGCTCAACAACCCGATGGCCGCCATCCGCATGAGCATCGAGATGCTCTCCCGGTACTCGGTGGCTCCGGAGGCGCGGCGCGCGGCGCTCGAGGTCATCGACCGCCAGTCCCGGCGCTGCGCCAGCCTGCTCAAGGCGCTGATCGACTTCTCGAGCCGCCCGGCCGAGATCCACCTGCCCTGCGAGGTGCGCTCGGTGGTGGAGCGCGTTATCGAAATGGCGCGGCCCGAGCTGTCCCAGCGCGGCGTGCACCTCGAGCAGCGGCTCGAGGGCGGGGAGCCGCCCTGGGTCCACGTGCACGCGGTGGAGATGGAGAGCGCCCTGCTCTGCGTGGTGAGGAACGCGGTGGAGGCCAGTCCGCCGGAGGCGACGGTGACGATCGAGGCCCGGCCCACGACGCGAGAGGGAGTGCAGGGGGTGGAGGTGCGCGTGAGCGACCGGGGGCCGGGGATTCCGGACGAGCTGCTGTCCCGCGTCGTCGAGCCGTTCTTCACCACGAAGCCGCCAGGAGAGGGCATCGGGTTGGGGCTCTCGCTGGCCCACCGCTTCATCGAGTCGCACGGAGGTGCCTTGAACATCGACAGTCAGCTGGGCCAGGGGACGACGGTGAGGATGTGGCTCCCCGCGGCTCCCGTGAGTCAGCCGTCCACGCTTCACGCCGCGGAGGTTCGAGCGCCATGA
- a CDS encoding response regulator produces the protein MNTMDFWDDEAPVPLKHHERILLVDDEFDVREGLAKLLRMEGYVVTTAENGMVALERAKTQEFDLALTDLRMPGLSGVEVLIGLKKLHPKLPVIVVTGFASDATRANCLREGAYGFVAKPFDLDQLLSFIEKAIEVEKPTHPPGQ, from the coding sequence ATGAACACCATGGATTTCTGGGACGACGAGGCCCCGGTCCCGCTGAAGCATCACGAGCGCATCCTGCTGGTGGATGACGAGTTCGATGTGCGCGAGGGCCTGGCGAAGCTCCTTCGGATGGAGGGGTATGTCGTCACCACGGCGGAGAACGGCATGGTGGCGCTCGAGCGGGCGAAGACCCAGGAGTTCGATCTGGCGCTCACGGACCTGCGGATGCCGGGGCTGAGCGGCGTCGAGGTGCTCATCGGCCTGAAGAAGCTGCACCCGAAGCTGCCGGTGATCGTCGTCACGGGCTTCGCCTCGGATGCGACGCGGGCCAACTGCCTGCGCGAGGGCGCCTACGGCTTCGTCGCCAAGCCGTTCGACCTGGACCAGCTGCTGAGCTTCATCGAGAAGGCCATCGAGGTGGAGAAGCCCACCCACCCGCCTGGGCAGTGA
- a CDS encoding CapA family protein, with translation MPSSVLLLLMLAAAPDVIPSREAFEPPAGSTKSTTEAAPVVNPATIAADAQFAKGVEALKAQDAAAAIAALSFCVEAAPKRADCRWELGWAYSLQNRWAEALVQWQEVQKLKPDQPDLENALSQARAQAALQEKLAKPPEPTKRPAPPAEAKVRIRAVGDVMLGTTVPEGHLPPEGPDGVLAGVRSLLEDADVTFVNLEGPLCDGGTTNKCRSPKGCYAFRSPTAYGQALKDAGVDVASTANNHSGDFGEECRRQTEGTLDRLGITWSGPPGSVATVERNGLRIGMVAFHTSPACNHLNNLPVAKELVRSVAASHDLVIVSFHGGAEGAKALHVPHGKEKFMGEDRGDLRAFTHGVVDAGAHLVLGHGPHVARAMEFYKGRLIAYSMGNFATYGRFTLTGNQGLGMVLEVELDRAGRFLSGRILPTRQEGEGIPVPDPRNAVISLVRKLTAEDFPQTGAQIAEDGVLSPRGKAALSTQKDAP, from the coding sequence ATGCCCTCGTCCGTCCTCCTGCTGTTGATGCTCGCCGCCGCACCGGATGTCATCCCCTCGCGCGAGGCCTTCGAGCCGCCCGCCGGGTCCACCAAATCCACGACCGAGGCCGCGCCCGTCGTGAACCCGGCCACCATTGCCGCGGATGCGCAGTTCGCCAAGGGCGTCGAGGCCCTCAAGGCCCAGGATGCCGCCGCCGCCATCGCCGCGCTCTCCTTCTGCGTGGAGGCCGCCCCCAAGCGCGCGGACTGCCGCTGGGAGCTGGGCTGGGCGTACTCGCTCCAGAACAGGTGGGCCGAGGCGCTCGTGCAGTGGCAGGAGGTCCAGAAGCTGAAGCCGGACCAGCCGGACCTGGAGAATGCCCTGTCCCAGGCCCGCGCCCAGGCCGCGCTCCAGGAGAAGCTGGCGAAGCCTCCCGAGCCCACGAAGCGCCCGGCGCCGCCCGCGGAAGCCAAGGTGCGCATCCGCGCCGTGGGAGACGTGATGCTCGGCACCACCGTGCCCGAGGGCCACCTCCCCCCCGAGGGCCCTGACGGTGTCCTCGCCGGCGTGCGCTCGCTCCTGGAGGACGCGGACGTCACCTTCGTGAACCTCGAGGGCCCGCTGTGCGATGGCGGCACGACGAACAAGTGCCGCTCGCCCAAGGGCTGCTACGCGTTCCGCTCGCCCACCGCGTACGGCCAGGCGCTGAAGGACGCGGGCGTGGACGTGGCCTCCACGGCGAACAACCACTCGGGAGACTTCGGCGAGGAGTGCCGCCGCCAGACGGAGGGCACGCTGGACAGGCTCGGCATCACCTGGAGCGGACCGCCGGGCAGCGTGGCCACGGTGGAGCGCAACGGGCTGCGCATCGGCATGGTGGCGTTCCACACCTCCCCGGCCTGCAACCACCTCAACAACCTGCCGGTGGCCAAGGAGCTGGTGCGCTCGGTGGCCGCCAGCCATGACCTCGTCATCGTCTCCTTCCACGGCGGCGCCGAGGGCGCCAAGGCCCTGCACGTGCCGCACGGCAAGGAGAAGTTCATGGGCGAGGACCGCGGGGACCTGCGCGCCTTCACGCACGGCGTGGTGGACGCGGGCGCGCACCTCGTCCTGGGCCACGGCCCACACGTGGCCCGGGCCATGGAGTTCTACAAGGGTCGGCTCATCGCCTACTCGATGGGGAACTTCGCCACCTACGGGCGCTTCACCCTGACGGGGAACCAGGGGCTGGGCATGGTGCTCGAGGTGGAGCTGGACCGCGCGGGCCGCTTCCTCTCGGGCCGCATCCTCCCCACCCGCCAGGAAGGCGAGGGCATCCCCGTGCCGGATCCGCGCAACGCCGTCATCTCCCTGGTGCGCAAGCTGACGGCCGAGGACTTCCCCCAGACGGGCGCGCAGATTGCGGAGGACGGCGTGCTCTCTCCGCGCGGCAAGGCGGCGCTGTCCACCCAGAAGGACGCGCCGTAG
- a CDS encoding MFS transporter produces MPALRLSRFSSLRAFEHPGYLPVWTGALVSNVGTWMETVALGVYVTQVTGQAEWTGGVVALSYAPSVVLSPLGGALADRFDRRAYVAVGSLGQMLLAVFLAVLAFTDTLSVPLVAVAAFLNGCINMLAGPAFSTLLAELVPPEDLHSALSLNSAQFNMGRIIGPLLGTVVLAIGGISWALLINALSFMAVLAALWRLRTPVQSKPFVLEGLLKSLWDDIGRGIQVAHEDAGIRLVLASTLIVGLLVAPFIGLVPVFAIQVFGLGASAASLLVTCQGAGAVVAAIGVGALIDAFGRKRVLEGVMLSLGPIAALYWLSPTLVLAAVSIFLLGASYLICLTGIHTVCQVRAPRELRARLSSLYGMVLNGGYALGVWLQGALADRVGVRLVTVTAAVLFLALVLSVKLLRPRSFDATEA; encoded by the coding sequence GTGCCCGCACTCCGTCTCTCGCGCTTCTCCTCGCTCCGGGCCTTCGAGCATCCCGGCTACCTTCCGGTCTGGACCGGGGCGCTGGTGTCCAACGTCGGCACGTGGATGGAGACGGTGGCGCTCGGCGTGTACGTCACCCAGGTGACAGGCCAGGCCGAGTGGACGGGCGGTGTGGTGGCGCTCTCCTACGCGCCGAGCGTGGTGCTCTCTCCGCTGGGTGGAGCGCTGGCGGATCGCTTCGACCGGCGGGCCTACGTGGCCGTGGGCTCGCTGGGGCAGATGTTGCTCGCCGTGTTTCTCGCGGTGCTCGCCTTCACGGACACCCTCAGCGTGCCGCTGGTGGCCGTGGCCGCTTTCCTCAACGGCTGCATCAACATGCTCGCCGGGCCGGCGTTCTCCACGCTGCTCGCGGAGCTCGTCCCGCCGGAGGATCTCCACAGCGCGCTGAGCCTGAACTCCGCCCAGTTCAACATGGGGCGCATCATCGGCCCGTTGCTCGGCACGGTGGTGCTGGCCATCGGCGGCATCTCCTGGGCGCTGCTCATCAACGCGCTCTCCTTCATGGCGGTGCTGGCCGCGCTGTGGAGGCTGCGCACGCCGGTGCAGTCCAAGCCCTTCGTCCTCGAGGGCCTGCTGAAGTCCCTGTGGGATGACATCGGCCGGGGGATACAGGTGGCGCACGAGGACGCGGGCATCCGGCTGGTGCTGGCGAGCACGCTCATCGTCGGGCTGCTCGTGGCGCCCTTCATCGGCCTGGTGCCGGTGTTCGCCATCCAGGTGTTCGGCCTGGGAGCCTCGGCCGCGTCGCTGCTCGTCACCTGCCAGGGAGCGGGGGCGGTGGTGGCGGCGATTGGAGTGGGCGCGCTGATCGACGCCTTCGGGCGCAAGCGTGTGCTCGAGGGAGTGATGCTGTCCCTGGGGCCCATCGCCGCGCTGTACTGGCTGTCGCCGACGTTGGTGTTGGCGGCGGTGAGCATCTTCCTGCTGGGGGCCAGCTACCTCATCTGCCTGACGGGCATCCACACCGTCTGCCAGGTGCGTGCGCCCCGAGAATTGCGAGCGCGCCTGAGCAGCCTGTACGGCATGGTGCTCAACGGCGGGTATGCGCTGGGCGTGTGGCTGCAGGGCGCGCTGGCGGACCGGGTGGGGGTGCGCCTGGTGACCGTCACCGCCGCCGTGCTCTTCCTGGCGCTGGTGCTGTCCGTGAAGCTGCTGCGGCCGCGCAGCTTCGACGCCACGGAGGCGTGA
- a CDS encoding M16 family metallopeptidase, with translation MRRLFLALCLLALASCATTPPAETKPAPAPAPQAEAPRTEDPEAFRARMPGTGKSPELVLPVFEQVKLENGLTVLVNSRRELPLVFLGVAFAAGGAQDPAGQWGLADISYRMLLEGAGGKDTVALDNAFADLGVSPSVSVSADGAMVGARVLTRHVDKALSLLSDVARRPTLAQKDFERRKKQQQADLVRRLGIPWFLASLAYQQAVFGAHHPYGHPVSGVPATLDKLTLQDVKRFYQKNVGPKAAALVVVGDVTKEQAVEWARKYFGDWKGEAVPPPVPPAPPAPPREALRVVYKPGLEQTFVMVGRPGIAAGHPDEYALDLATTVFGGFFGSRLNMNLREAKGYTYGASASSESRLGVGPLTAYSSVRANVTGPAVAEFVRELNELKSRPITSKELEAAREGLIRSYPGFFETVQWVGANAASLFFKRLPMDEFSRQIAGLEKATPAEVQRVAEAYLNPAAMQIILVGDPDVLQQQVATLNLGKLVPVDVAGAGAPAPGKAAKP, from the coding sequence ATGCGTCGCCTCTTCCTCGCGCTCTGCCTCCTCGCCCTGGCCTCCTGCGCCACCACCCCCCCGGCCGAGACGAAGCCCGCGCCCGCGCCCGCGCCCCAGGCCGAGGCGCCCCGCACGGAGGACCCCGAGGCCTTCCGCGCGCGGATGCCGGGCACGGGCAAGTCTCCCGAGCTGGTGCTGCCCGTCTTCGAGCAGGTGAAGCTGGAGAACGGCCTCACCGTGCTGGTGAACTCGCGCCGCGAGCTGCCGCTCGTCTTCCTGGGCGTAGCCTTCGCCGCCGGCGGCGCGCAGGACCCGGCCGGGCAGTGGGGCCTGGCGGACATCTCCTACCGGATGCTGCTCGAGGGCGCGGGCGGAAAGGACACCGTCGCCCTGGACAACGCCTTCGCGGACCTGGGCGTGTCGCCCTCGGTGTCGGTCAGCGCGGATGGCGCCATGGTGGGCGCGCGCGTGCTGACGCGCCACGTGGACAAGGCGCTCTCGCTGCTGTCGGACGTGGCGCGCCGGCCCACGCTCGCGCAGAAGGACTTCGAGCGGCGCAAGAAGCAGCAGCAGGCGGACCTGGTGCGGCGGCTGGGCATCCCCTGGTTCCTGGCCAGCCTGGCCTACCAGCAGGCCGTGTTCGGCGCGCACCACCCGTACGGCCACCCCGTGTCCGGTGTGCCCGCCACGCTGGACAAGCTCACGCTGCAGGACGTGAAGCGCTTCTACCAGAAGAACGTGGGCCCCAAGGCGGCGGCGCTCGTGGTGGTGGGGGACGTCACCAAGGAGCAGGCCGTGGAGTGGGCCCGGAAGTACTTCGGGGACTGGAAGGGCGAGGCGGTGCCGCCGCCGGTGCCGCCCGCTCCGCCCGCTCCGCCGCGTGAGGCGCTGCGCGTGGTGTACAAGCCGGGGCTGGAGCAGACCTTCGTCATGGTGGGCCGTCCCGGCATCGCCGCGGGCCACCCGGACGAGTACGCGCTGGATCTGGCCACCACGGTGTTCGGCGGGTTCTTCGGCAGCCGGCTGAACATGAACCTGCGCGAGGCCAAGGGCTACACCTACGGCGCCAGCGCCAGCTCCGAGTCGCGGCTGGGCGTGGGCCCGCTCACCGCGTACTCCTCGGTGCGCGCCAACGTGACGGGCCCGGCCGTGGCGGAGTTCGTCCGCGAGCTGAACGAGCTGAAGAGCCGCCCCATCACCTCCAAGGAGTTGGAGGCCGCTCGCGAGGGCCTCATCCGCTCCTACCCCGGCTTCTTCGAGACGGTGCAGTGGGTGGGCGCCAACGCCGCCTCGCTCTTCTTCAAGCGGCTGCCCATGGATGAGTTCTCCCGGCAGATCGCCGGCCTGGAGAAGGCCACCCCGGCCGAGGTGCAGCGCGTGGCCGAGGCGTACCTCAACCCGGCGGCGATGCAGATCATCCTCGTGGGGGATCCCGACGTCCTCCAGCAGCAGGTGGCCACGCTGAACCTGGGCAAGCTGGTGCCGGTGGACGTGGCGGGAGCGGGTGCGCCGGCTCCGGGCAAGGCCGCGAAGCCGTAG
- a CDS encoding M16 family metallopeptidase — protein MKALVAAVVLALGLPALAQEAKPLEPGREVLSIPYEKYKLKNGLEVILSVDRKLPIVSVNLWYHVGAYHEAPGRTGFAHLFEHMMFQGSKNVADDVHISLLEQIGATDLNGTTNYDRTNYFETVPSNHLETALWLESDRMGFLLDALTEEKLQTQKEVVKNERRQGTETAPYGLANEKLWHALFPLPHPYHGAVIGSMKDLDAASLDDVKGFFRKWYAPANATLTIVGDFDVAKTKALVEKYFGTLPGGPKPDKPQVAPVKLTRETVIRHDETVATLPMLSLAWHSPAYLTEGDAAADVLATVLATGKASRLYKRLVLDKQIAQSVEASQESLGAQSAFTIEVVARPGVSTETLKKEVDAVLEELRKSGITQEELNRARTRYDTQMLSGLESVGGFGGKADVLQSYNHFIGEPSYLAQDLARYQAVSLEDVKRYANEMLRPDARVVLHAVPPPQAPAAPKENK, from the coding sequence ATGAAAGCCCTCGTCGCAGCCGTCGTCCTCGCGCTCGGTCTGCCCGCGCTCGCCCAGGAGGCGAAGCCGCTGGAGCCTGGCCGCGAGGTCCTCTCCATCCCCTACGAGAAGTACAAGCTCAAGAACGGTCTGGAGGTCATCCTCTCCGTGGACCGCAAGCTGCCCATCGTCTCGGTGAACCTCTGGTATCACGTGGGCGCCTACCACGAAGCCCCAGGCCGCACCGGGTTTGCCCACCTCTTCGAGCACATGATGTTCCAGGGCTCCAAGAACGTGGCGGATGACGTCCACATCTCGCTGCTCGAGCAGATTGGCGCCACGGACCTCAACGGCACCACCAACTACGACCGCACCAACTACTTCGAGACGGTGCCCAGCAACCACCTGGAGACGGCGCTCTGGCTGGAGAGCGACCGCATGGGCTTCCTGCTGGACGCGCTCACCGAGGAGAAGCTGCAGACGCAGAAGGAGGTGGTGAAGAACGAGCGCCGCCAGGGCACCGAGACGGCGCCCTACGGCCTGGCCAACGAGAAGCTGTGGCACGCCCTCTTCCCGCTGCCGCACCCGTACCACGGGGCGGTGATTGGCTCGATGAAGGACCTGGACGCCGCCAGCCTGGACGACGTGAAGGGCTTCTTCCGCAAGTGGTACGCGCCCGCCAACGCCACGCTCACCATCGTCGGAGACTTCGACGTGGCCAAGACGAAGGCCCTGGTGGAGAAGTACTTCGGCACCCTGCCTGGCGGCCCCAAGCCGGACAAGCCCCAGGTGGCGCCGGTGAAGCTCACGCGCGAGACGGTCATCCGCCACGACGAGACGGTGGCCACCCTGCCCATGCTCAGCCTGGCCTGGCACAGCCCGGCCTACCTCACCGAGGGGGACGCCGCCGCGGACGTGCTGGCCACGGTGCTGGCCACCGGCAAGGCCAGCCGTCTCTACAAGCGCCTGGTGCTGGACAAGCAGATCGCCCAGAGCGTGGAGGCCAGCCAGGAGAGCCTGGGCGCGCAGTCGGCCTTCACCATCGAGGTGGTGGCGCGGCCCGGCGTCTCCACCGAGACGCTGAAGAAGGAGGTGGACGCGGTGCTGGAGGAGCTGCGCAAGAGCGGCATCACCCAGGAGGAGCTCAACCGCGCCCGCACCCGCTATGACACGCAGATGCTCTCCGGGCTGGAGTCCGTGGGCGGCTTCGGCGGCAAGGCGGACGTGCTCCAGAGCTACAACCACTTCATCGGCGAGCCGAGCTACCTGGCGCAGGACCTGGCGCGCTACCAGGCCGTGTCGCTGGAGGACGTGAAGCGCTACGCCAACGAGATGCTGCGTCCGGACGCGCGCGTCGTGCTGCACGCCGTGCCGCCGCCGCAGGCCCCCGCCGCTCCGAAGGAGAACAAGTGA